A section of the Phycisphaerales bacterium genome encodes:
- a CDS encoding MFS transporter, whose amino-acid sequence MFVHSLAEGTVMVTASIKRSMNRNVRLYLWYALLFHALFWLPIFFLYFTSVLSLTDALRLESIYFLAVVIFEVPSGYFSDALGRRRTMLLACSCLIAAYVLFFFGGSFGVFAIAQVLLAGGIAFNSGTETALLYESLDSVGRADEYADREAAVTRNLFIGSAVAALAGGAIAMIEIRLAYVLSFLSGVAVLLLALFFVEPPGRDTQRLSAGGFLKQLSACVRYWKDPLLRWLFLFMIMMVVLFHIPYEFYQPYLKLLVQGDDPGSGGVELTPLVTGVHTCLTMFIAAWFAARSIWLRDRIGFFGLLVAAAILVLVLIALMSFWLGIIVAVALLLRSCPRAMLTPPVNAVITPRLAQKNRATYLSLQSLTGRLGFSLTLFGLSWVTVAQDTEAQLAWPDLSRMLLISLVVGVVVAVILLLLAPKAVRHWKTDA is encoded by the coding sequence GTGTTCGTGCATTCGCTTGCTGAGGGCACTGTTATGGTTACAGCATCTATTAAAAGATCAATGAATCGCAATGTGCGACTGTACCTCTGGTACGCGTTACTTTTTCATGCGCTCTTTTGGCTGCCCATCTTCTTTCTTTACTTTACCTCAGTGCTCTCGCTTACCGATGCACTTCGCCTGGAGTCGATTTACTTTTTGGCAGTGGTGATCTTTGAAGTTCCTTCGGGATATTTTTCCGATGCATTAGGCCGTCGGCGAACAATGCTCTTGGCGTGTAGTTGCTTAATCGCTGCCTATGTCCTTTTTTTCTTTGGCGGTAGTTTTGGAGTTTTTGCGATTGCTCAGGTGCTCTTAGCTGGTGGCATCGCGTTTAATTCAGGTACAGAAACGGCACTTCTCTATGAGTCGCTGGACAGCGTTGGCCGCGCTGATGAGTACGCAGATCGTGAGGCTGCAGTGACGCGCAATCTCTTTATAGGGAGTGCCGTGGCAGCTCTGGCGGGTGGGGCTATTGCGATGATCGAAATACGCTTGGCATACGTTTTGTCATTCTTATCCGGCGTGGCGGTCTTATTGCTTGCATTGTTTTTTGTTGAGCCACCTGGTCGTGATACCCAAAGGCTCAGTGCCGGTGGCTTTTTGAAACAGCTCTCAGCGTGCGTGCGCTATTGGAAAGACCCACTTTTGCGTTGGCTCTTTCTATTCATGATCATGATGGTTGTTCTCTTTCATATCCCTTACGAATTTTATCAGCCCTATTTGAAGCTGTTGGTGCAAGGAGATGACCCAGGGTCTGGTGGTGTTGAGCTGACGCCTTTGGTGACTGGTGTGCATACTTGCCTGACGATGTTTATTGCGGCATGGTTTGCTGCAAGGAGTATCTGGCTTCGTGATCGAATTGGATTCTTTGGTTTACTAGTTGCAGCTGCCATCCTTGTTTTGGTGTTGATTGCGCTGATGAGCTTCTGGCTAGGCATTATTGTGGCGGTCGCGTTGCTTTTGCGAAGTTGTCCAAGAGCCATGCTGACGCCACCAGTGAATGCCGTTATTACGCCTCGTCTGGCACAAAAGAATCGAGCAACCTACCTGTCGCTGCAGAGCCTTACTGGTCGTTTGGGGTTTTCCCTTACGCTCTTTGGACTCTCATGGGTGACCGTTGCTCAAGACACAGAGGCTCAATTAGCTTGGCCTGATCTTTCGCGAATGTTGCTGATATCGCTCGTTGTCGGCGTCGTGGTGGCCGTGATATTGCTACTTCTTGCACCAAAAGCGGTGCGTCACTGGAAAACCGACGCGTAA
- a CDS encoding phage holin family protein, which produces MSQRSKKRTQLAALLVAIGLFLAAFGFVSLFITGPSSGTGDDARTWLDVIPGVFLIVAGLYCAFYGGRMLSR; this is translated from the coding sequence ATGAGTCAACGCTCCAAAAAAAGAACCCAACTTGCAGCACTTCTTGTGGCCATTGGCCTTTTTTTGGCCGCCTTCGGCTTTGTAAGCCTCTTCATCACTGGCCCCTCGTCAGGAACGGGCGATGATGCTCGGACATGGCTCGATGTCATCCCCGGTGTTTTCCTGATTGTCGCGGGCCTCTACTGCGCCTTCTATGGCGGCCGTATGCTAAGCCGTTAG
- the cls gene encoding cardiolipin synthase encodes MWTWLILLCVVVAGFLLGSLMTIHVLRQHRSSQSTIAWIAIIMLLPPLGIPLYLSFGGRKSRKRLAERTDFHFEPSAQATDPRAQALERVLTSYNLPPATWGNKIKLCQDGVEAFEALLEIIDKAKESIHIQTFVFGTGNTGQILEKHLTERAKAGVKVRLMIDAFGSLGLHRRFFKSLEAAGGKVTFFNPVMHIPFLRRTNLRNHRKITVVDEKYVWAGGTNLAEEYIGPTPLESRWRDLAFTLQGPAVAVYSRIFCGDWHAATNEKLSMPDLKATSTAHKKDGALVQICPSGPDVLRDVLHGTLMTAFFQAERRLWVVTPYFVPDDPLVRSLILAAHRGVDVRVILPKVSNQKLADIARGTYLREMQNAGVRIHLFAAGMVHAKVVVIDDDLAIVGSANMDMRSLFLNYEVAMLQYSRPEVDATSQWVTRLMEQTDIGVEPVGNWRETFEGIVRIFAPLL; translated from the coding sequence ATGTGGACCTGGCTTATCTTGCTCTGCGTGGTTGTTGCAGGCTTCTTGCTGGGATCGCTGATGACGATTCATGTGCTGCGACAGCATCGCAGTTCACAGTCAACGATCGCGTGGATTGCAATCATCATGTTGCTACCGCCACTCGGTATTCCTTTGTATCTCAGCTTCGGTGGGCGCAAGTCGCGAAAGCGACTTGCTGAGCGAACCGATTTTCACTTTGAGCCAAGTGCTCAAGCCACGGATCCACGGGCCCAGGCACTGGAGCGCGTGCTTACAAGTTATAACCTTCCACCTGCCACTTGGGGCAATAAGATTAAGTTGTGCCAGGATGGTGTGGAGGCCTTCGAAGCTCTGTTAGAAATCATTGATAAAGCCAAAGAGTCGATTCACATACAGACCTTTGTATTTGGTACCGGCAACACTGGCCAAATTCTTGAGAAGCATCTCACAGAGCGAGCCAAAGCGGGCGTCAAGGTTCGGCTCATGATTGATGCCTTTGGCTCATTGGGGCTTCATAGGCGTTTCTTTAAGTCGCTTGAAGCCGCGGGTGGAAAAGTCACCTTCTTCAATCCTGTGATGCATATTCCCTTTTTGCGCCGTACCAACCTAAGAAACCACCGAAAAATAACGGTGGTAGATGAAAAGTATGTTTGGGCGGGTGGAACAAACTTGGCTGAAGAGTACATCGGTCCGACACCACTTGAGTCGCGATGGCGCGATTTGGCATTTACGCTTCAAGGTCCAGCGGTTGCGGTGTACTCAAGAATTTTTTGTGGTGATTGGCATGCGGCGACAAATGAAAAATTATCAATGCCAGATTTGAAGGCAACTTCAACAGCGCATAAGAAGGACGGTGCTTTGGTGCAGATCTGTCCCTCTGGTCCTGATGTGCTTCGTGATGTTTTACACGGAACACTCATGACGGCTTTTTTTCAGGCAGAACGCCGGCTTTGGGTTGTGACACCGTACTTTGTTCCCGATGATCCACTGGTTCGTTCACTGATTCTGGCAGCGCATCGCGGGGTTGATGTGCGTGTTATTTTGCCAAAGGTCTCGAATCAGAAATTGGCAGATATCGCAAGAGGAACCTACTTAAGAGAGATGCAGAATGCTGGAGTCCGGATTCACCTCTTTGCTGCAGGTATGGTGCATGCAAAGGTGGTTGTTATCGATGATGACCTGGCAATCGTTGGCTCGGCAAATATGGATATGCGAAGTCTCTTCCTTAACTATGAAGTTGCCATGCTTCAATACTCGAGGCCAGAAGTGGATGCCACATCGCAGTGGGTGACGAGGTTGATGGAACAAACAGATATTGGCGTCGAACCTGTTGGTAATTGGCGTGAGACATTTGAAGGGATCGTGCGAATTTTTGCACCACTTCTTTAA
- a CDS encoding saccharopine dehydrogenase family protein: MKRVVVLGAGMVGRVMAEDMCQDKDWQVTIADRSQKNLSSVAARLGDRVTTVELDCKDTDAVRLLAKENDLVLGALSSQVGLTVLEAVIESGRPYCDISFMPERAADLDKKARQAGVCAVVDFGVAPGMSHLMAAYGVSQLDEAASIEIYVGGLPREPVWPFFYKAGFSPADVLEEYTRPTRLIEGGKVIVREALTEPEMIDFEGVGSLEAVNTDGLRSLVETLDVPDMKEKTLRYPGHYELMRIFRATGLFSTDPIEVNGKSVIPREVTSALLFPLWTYEPGEQDLTVMRIIVDGTLNGKSKRIQWDLTDFYSTQMKATSMSRTTAFPCTILGRMLEKGAFNKPGVHTPELLATEPGLVEFVLAEHEARGVHYHQL; the protein is encoded by the coding sequence ATGAAACGGGTCGTAGTTCTTGGGGCAGGCATGGTCGGAAGGGTCATGGCTGAAGATATGTGTCAAGATAAGGATTGGCAGGTCACGATTGCCGATCGTTCACAAAAGAACTTGTCTTCAGTTGCAGCTCGTTTGGGTGATCGCGTAACGACTGTTGAGCTCGATTGTAAAGATACAGATGCAGTTCGTCTGCTTGCCAAAGAAAATGATCTTGTGCTTGGCGCACTTTCGAGTCAAGTCGGACTGACAGTTCTTGAGGCGGTGATCGAATCTGGCCGTCCTTACTGTGATATTTCATTTATGCCGGAACGTGCTGCGGACCTTGATAAAAAGGCGCGTCAAGCCGGTGTTTGTGCTGTGGTTGACTTTGGTGTGGCACCGGGCATGAGTCACCTAATGGCTGCCTATGGTGTGAGTCAGCTTGATGAAGCTGCATCAATAGAGATCTACGTTGGGGGATTGCCTCGTGAACCGGTGTGGCCTTTCTTTTACAAGGCTGGCTTTAGTCCAGCAGATGTACTTGAGGAGTACACGCGACCCACGCGTTTGATAGAGGGTGGCAAAGTCATTGTTCGAGAAGCGCTCACGGAGCCTGAAATGATCGACTTTGAGGGCGTGGGCTCTTTGGAAGCTGTCAATACAGATGGTTTGCGATCATTGGTGGAAACGCTTGATGTGCCAGATATGAAGGAAAAGACGCTGCGATATCCAGGGCACTATGAGCTGATGCGCATTTTTCGGGCGACGGGTTTGTTTTCTACAGATCCTATTGAAGTGAACGGGAAATCGGTCATTCCACGAGAGGTGACTTCTGCTTTGCTATTTCCACTTTGGACGTACGAGCCTGGTGAGCAGGATTTAACGGTGATGCGCATCATCGTAGATGGCACCCTCAATGGAAAATCGAAACGAATTCAATGGGATCTAACCGACTTCTATAGCACCCAAATGAAGGCCACAAGTATGTCGCGTACGACAGCATTTCCCTGCACTATCTTGGGACGCATGCTTGAGAAGGGCGCCTTCAATAAGCCAGGTGTTCACACGCCCGAACTACTGGCGACAGAACCTGGCCTTGTTGAATTTGTCTTGGCTGAACATGAGGCACGCGGTGTGCATTATCACCAACTGTAA
- a CDS encoding MotA/TolQ/ExbB proton channel family protein, producing the protein MLIRFIELGGPLMWPLLACSVLLGGVIVERGWTLGVRWFLLQQKVPQADLLAHRRVMPFFRDIPPSLGLLGTVVGVVQSFQLLNGRISAEAVGEGLGVACLTTVFGIGIAITASMVGYFVDWVVQADAPVAVVEA; encoded by the coding sequence ATGTTGATTCGTTTTATCGAACTTGGTGGACCGCTCATGTGGCCCTTGCTTGCTTGCTCAGTGCTGCTTGGCGGTGTGATCGTCGAGCGAGGCTGGACACTCGGTGTGCGATGGTTTCTCCTGCAACAAAAAGTTCCGCAGGCTGACTTATTGGCGCATCGCCGAGTGATGCCTTTCTTTCGAGATATTCCACCTAGCCTTGGGTTGCTGGGGACAGTCGTTGGGGTGGTTCAGAGCTTTCAACTACTCAATGGGCGCATTAGTGCTGAAGCTGTAGGTGAGGGCTTGGGCGTTGCCTGTTTGACCACTGTGTTTGGTATTGGAATTGCTATTACGGCATCAATGGTTGGTTATTTCGTTGACTGGGTCGTCCAAGCAGATGCACCGGTTGCTGTTGTGGAGGCATGA
- a CDS encoding PGPGW domain-containing protein, which yields MNSIALNNNLRRSPSSVFAQSGFRAVARRLAITLGGGGLILIGLALLVLPGPGTVFIAGGLTLLATEYAFAARIRDAGICLLKRAWTRTIRRFQRSNDRSVQANAGS from the coding sequence ATGAATTCAATTGCTCTAAACAACAACCTACGCCGCAGCCCATCCAGTGTTTTTGCACAATCTGGTTTCAGGGCAGTGGCTCGGCGCTTGGCGATCACCTTGGGTGGCGGTGGGCTGATCCTCATCGGGCTCGCTCTATTGGTGCTACCCGGACCAGGCACCGTCTTCATCGCCGGAGGCCTCACCCTGCTGGCAACCGAGTACGCCTTTGCTGCTCGTATCCGAGATGCTGGTATTTGTTTGCTAAAGAGGGCCTGGACACGAACCATACGCAGGTTTCAACGTAGTAATGACAGGTCGGTACAAGCCAACGCTGGCTCCTGA
- a CDS encoding DUF6265 family protein yields MMNCWHTSITLVLLMVISACAPGPPKLTKAQQTFPTSWLAGTWSTTISDQIIRVTWDAPTGNHMAGAIRYFSLDSGELQSESVLVIRQSGRKLTLTIMGDKVPVETLKETSIESKRVAFEGSGAATVIEMAYTRVDGQMLAVERTVRMNGQDKPVRQRWTLVPSQPSDH; encoded by the coding sequence ATGATGAACTGTTGGCATACCTCAATAACTCTGGTCTTGCTTATGGTGATTTCTGCATGTGCACCTGGGCCACCAAAGCTAACTAAGGCGCAACAAACATTTCCAACAAGTTGGTTGGCGGGTACTTGGTCAACAACGATCAGCGATCAGATAATTCGAGTGACTTGGGATGCGCCCACCGGCAACCATATGGCTGGTGCGATTCGTTACTTTTCACTTGATAGTGGCGAGCTCCAGAGTGAGTCGGTTTTAGTGATCCGGCAGTCGGGTAGGAAGCTGACTTTGACCATCATGGGTGACAAGGTGCCCGTAGAAACCCTCAAAGAAACCAGTATTGAATCAAAACGAGTGGCTTTTGAAGGATCGGGAGCAGCAACGGTCATAGAAATGGCGTATACAAGAGTAGACGGGCAAATGCTTGCCGTTGAGCGAACGGTTCGTATGAATGGTCAAGATAAGCCAGTTCGTCAGCGGTGGACGCTTGTTCCGAGCCAGCCTTCGGATCATTAA
- a CDS encoding calcineurin-like phosphoesterase family protein, protein MSIKVPFLVTVFLMAISELTLSQNLHATETVKIQGMVFNDLNGNQQRDPGEPGLPGVGVSDGQNILKTDSAGKYELTLDQSGIVFVIKPRDWMTPVKPNGLPFFYYIHKPEGSPKQLTYPGVEPTGAPPASLDFPLTRHVEADQFSIIVMGDPQPRNEAEVNYLAHDVIAEIIGTKAAFGTSLGDIVFDNLNLLPMVNQIMGTIGIPWYNVLGNHDINYDVDSDELSDETWERIYGPATYSFNWGPVHFIVLDDVMYNGKDSKPNYHGAFGPTTLQFVKSDLQYVPHETLVVVLMHIPLFDVQDKADLLSLLADYPHTLSLSAHRHWQDHFTLDPTGVPTTNIGHHHLVHGTASGSWWRGHKDEHGIPHATQADGNPNGYSIITFDQNAYKMRFKAARRPAGMQLHVALPSAITREESSETMVIANVYAGDENTTVTMQIGKSGTPIQMKQTRQTDPTFVASHGREQDNELPGGRPLPKPVQTNHIWVAPLPDNLATGAHAVIVKAIDRYGQEDQVSRIVRITD, encoded by the coding sequence ATGTCGATTAAAGTGCCCTTTCTTGTGACTGTCTTTCTCATGGCCATTTCTGAGCTCACCTTGAGCCAAAATCTCCATGCGACTGAAACCGTGAAGATTCAAGGCATGGTTTTCAACGACCTCAATGGCAACCAGCAGAGGGATCCCGGCGAGCCGGGCCTACCTGGCGTTGGCGTCAGTGACGGGCAGAACATCCTGAAAACTGACAGTGCTGGAAAATATGAACTGACCTTAGACCAAAGTGGAATTGTCTTTGTGATTAAGCCACGCGACTGGATGACCCCCGTCAAGCCCAATGGCCTGCCTTTTTTCTATTACATACATAAGCCTGAGGGATCGCCAAAGCAACTTACTTACCCCGGTGTTGAACCGACTGGCGCGCCACCTGCGTCTCTTGATTTTCCGCTTACGAGGCACGTGGAAGCAGATCAATTCTCAATCATTGTCATGGGTGATCCCCAGCCTCGTAACGAAGCAGAAGTAAACTACCTGGCTCATGATGTCATCGCTGAGATCATTGGCACCAAGGCTGCATTTGGTACCTCACTTGGCGACATCGTCTTCGATAACTTAAATCTTTTACCGATGGTCAATCAGATCATGGGAACGATTGGCATACCTTGGTACAACGTACTGGGCAACCATGACATCAACTACGACGTTGATAGCGATGAATTATCTGATGAGACCTGGGAGCGAATCTATGGCCCAGCGACCTATAGCTTCAATTGGGGCCCTGTACATTTCATTGTGCTTGATGATGTCATGTACAACGGCAAGGATTCCAAACCAAATTACCACGGCGCATTTGGCCCAACCACACTCCAGTTTGTGAAGTCAGATCTACAGTATGTTCCGCATGAGACACTCGTCGTCGTGCTGATGCATATCCCTCTTTTTGATGTGCAAGACAAAGCTGATTTATTGAGTCTCTTGGCTGACTACCCACATACGCTAAGTCTCTCTGCACATCGCCATTGGCAAGATCACTTCACCCTAGACCCGACTGGTGTGCCGACGACCAACATTGGCCACCACCATCTTGTTCATGGCACTGCCAGTGGTTCTTGGTGGCGTGGACATAAAGATGAACATGGCATTCCACACGCGACTCAAGCTGATGGCAATCCGAATGGCTACTCTATTATTACTTTTGATCAAAATGCTTACAAAATGCGATTCAAGGCGGCGCGCAGGCCCGCAGGAATGCAATTACACGTCGCATTGCCCAGCGCCATCACACGCGAGGAAAGTTCTGAAACGATGGTGATCGCAAACGTATATGCCGGCGATGAAAACACAACGGTAACCATGCAGATTGGCAAAAGCGGCACACCTATTCAAATGAAACAAACAAGGCAAACTGATCCAACATTTGTTGCTTCACATGGGCGAGAACAAGACAACGAGCTGCCAGGAGGACGCCCGCTACCTAAGCCAGTACAAACAAATCATATCTGGGTGGCGCCACTTCCTGACAATCTAGCAACTGGTGCTCATGCGGTGATCGTGAAAGCAATTGATCGGTATGGACAAGAAGACCAAGTCTCACGCATCGTGCGAATTACTGATTGA
- a CDS encoding amidase has protein sequence MKTAEASRRHFILAAASCAATSAMFSCAAQRAQDNDPIVSPSPPLPGGDQADIATKITPQTIAEAEKLAGIKLTARERDMVAKHIGEQIAMLDTRVARLQLPNDLAPATVFHAQLPDKHLRQATTHGDPKRIPPPARPCPTNDVDIAFASITDQAGWLRTGQLTSQRLTKLYLKRLKQFGPQLKCTITLMEKQALEMALVADQELKAGRDRGPLHGIPWGAKDLLDTAGVNTTWGAAPYRDRIPNQNAKTVEMLSDAGAVLIAKLSLGALAYGDIWFGGTTKNPWNLEQGSSGSSAGPAAATAAGLVGFSIGSETCGSIVSPCMRCGVTGLRPTFGRVPRTGAMSLCWSMDKLGPICRYAQDTAPVLDAINGYDPHDPSSVDEPFTFDVMQSADNLRLGYDPRWFDGPQASDEDRQALAVAKKAGCKLIELDWPDRPWDTLFLILIAEAAAAFEQITRQDLDDELQWQAPEAWPNTFRTAWFIPAVELIQVSRFRREAMQIYYDQLMNVDALIAPSFAGSLLISTNCTGHPSITLPTTLTAAGTPTGITLIGRLFDEGTILRIAMAMEKRFPAAVQRPPLFS, from the coding sequence ATGAAGACTGCCGAGGCATCCCGTCGACACTTTATCCTAGCTGCGGCAAGCTGCGCTGCGACAAGTGCGATGTTCTCCTGTGCAGCACAACGGGCTCAAGATAACGATCCTATCGTCAGTCCATCACCACCATTACCCGGTGGTGACCAGGCCGATATCGCCACAAAAATCACACCTCAGACGATCGCCGAAGCAGAGAAGCTGGCGGGCATCAAATTGACTGCCCGCGAACGAGACATGGTGGCCAAGCATATTGGCGAGCAGATTGCCATGTTGGACACACGTGTTGCAAGACTCCAATTACCTAATGATCTAGCGCCGGCAACTGTCTTCCATGCTCAACTACCCGACAAACACTTGCGTCAGGCAACGACCCACGGTGATCCAAAACGAATACCCCCACCTGCGCGACCATGTCCGACCAATGATGTGGACATCGCTTTCGCATCAATCACGGACCAAGCTGGTTGGCTTCGGACAGGTCAACTGACAAGCCAGCGCCTGACAAAACTCTATCTGAAGAGACTCAAGCAGTTTGGCCCGCAGCTCAAATGCACAATCACGCTCATGGAAAAACAGGCCCTTGAAATGGCCTTGGTTGCGGATCAGGAACTGAAGGCTGGCCGTGATCGTGGACCACTACATGGGATCCCCTGGGGAGCGAAAGATCTGCTGGACACCGCTGGTGTTAACACCACTTGGGGGGCCGCTCCCTACCGTGATCGAATTCCCAACCAAAACGCAAAAACGGTTGAAATGCTCAGCGATGCTGGCGCCGTACTCATTGCAAAACTCTCCTTGGGCGCTCTTGCCTACGGAGACATCTGGTTTGGTGGCACGACTAAAAACCCTTGGAATTTGGAACAAGGCTCAAGCGGATCGAGTGCCGGCCCTGCCGCCGCGACTGCTGCAGGCCTGGTTGGATTTTCGATTGGTAGTGAAACATGTGGGTCTATCGTTTCGCCCTGCATGCGTTGTGGTGTAACCGGTTTGCGGCCGACCTTCGGACGTGTACCGCGTACTGGAGCCATGTCTCTATGTTGGTCTATGGATAAGCTCGGACCAATCTGCCGTTACGCTCAGGACACTGCTCCAGTGCTTGATGCAATCAATGGCTACGATCCCCATGATCCTTCATCCGTTGATGAACCATTCACATTTGATGTCATGCAGTCTGCTGACAATCTGAGACTTGGCTATGACCCACGCTGGTTTGATGGCCCGCAAGCCAGTGATGAAGACCGCCAGGCACTTGCGGTTGCAAAGAAAGCTGGATGCAAGCTGATTGAACTCGATTGGCCCGACCGACCATGGGATACACTTTTCCTGATATTGATCGCAGAAGCGGCCGCTGCCTTTGAACAAATCACACGCCAAGACCTTGACGATGAGCTTCAGTGGCAGGCACCCGAAGCATGGCCCAATACCTTCCGCACCGCATGGTTTATACCAGCAGTGGAACTCATCCAGGTATCACGCTTTCGCCGAGAGGCAATGCAGATCTACTACGATCAATTGATGAATGTTGATGCATTGATTGCACCTAGCTTTGCTGGGTCGCTGCTCATTTCAACCAATTGCACTGGCCATCCATCAATCACGCTTCCAACAACTTTGACCGCTGCTGGAACGCCCACCGGTATCACCCTTATTGGCCGACTATTCGATGAAGGCACGATTCTGAGAATCGCGATGGCCATGGAAAAACGATTCCCAGCAGCCGTTCAGAGACCCCCACTTTTTAGCTAA
- a CDS encoding TIGR01777 family oxidoreductase: MCAKLFRVVIAGGSGFLGRALARHLGQRGGFDVVLLSRTKPNEKGPWRFEPWDARTPGPWSDVLDGADVLVNLVGRTVDCIKTPDHQDEILRSRVDSTRVLGQVIQRLERKPSTWVQMSTAHIYGDPPSVWCDESSSFGTGLAPEVGMAWEHAFDEGCPETVRRVILRTSFVLGRSGGALPRLSLIARLGLGGRVGHGRQGMSWLHQDDMNRIFERAILDSSMEGVYIATGPNPVSNEVFMRALRKAVGMPIGLPAMAWMVRIGAPLFMRTDPELALYGRYCVPKRLLAEGFKFEHEGIENALCSLLRRVK; the protein is encoded by the coding sequence ATGTGTGCCAAACTTTTTCGGGTAGTCATCGCTGGTGGGAGTGGCTTCCTTGGACGTGCTCTGGCGCGGCACCTCGGCCAGCGAGGTGGTTTCGATGTCGTGCTGCTTTCACGGACTAAGCCCAATGAAAAAGGTCCGTGGCGATTTGAGCCTTGGGATGCTCGTACACCGGGACCATGGTCGGACGTTCTTGATGGCGCCGATGTGCTAGTCAACCTCGTCGGTCGTACTGTTGACTGTATCAAGACACCAGATCACCAGGACGAGATACTGCGCTCGCGGGTCGATTCCACGCGTGTACTTGGTCAGGTGATACAACGCCTTGAGCGAAAGCCCTCCACCTGGGTCCAGATGTCGACCGCACACATCTACGGCGATCCGCCCTCTGTTTGGTGCGATGAGTCATCCTCGTTCGGCACGGGCCTCGCGCCGGAGGTTGGAATGGCCTGGGAGCATGCCTTCGACGAAGGATGCCCGGAAACGGTGCGTCGCGTGATACTCAGGACGAGCTTTGTACTGGGACGGAGTGGTGGGGCGCTACCACGCTTGTCCTTGATTGCGCGGCTGGGTCTTGGTGGACGTGTTGGCCACGGTCGCCAGGGCATGAGTTGGTTGCACCAAGACGATATGAATCGGATATTTGAGCGTGCGATCTTGGATTCGTCGATGGAAGGTGTCTACATTGCGACCGGACCGAACCCCGTCTCCAACGAGGTGTTTATGCGAGCCCTGCGCAAGGCGGTCGGCATGCCCATTGGCTTGCCCGCGATGGCGTGGATGGTTCGAATTGGTGCGCCGCTGTTCATGCGTACTGATCCGGAACTCGCCTTATATGGTCGTTACTGCGTGCCGAAACGACTGCTGGCGGAAGGGTTCAAGTTCGAGCACGAAGGCATCGAGAACGCACTCTGTTCGCTACTCCGTCGTGTGAAATAA
- a CDS encoding sigma-70 family RNA polymerase sigma factor, whose product MTTGFAFEQILREARDRWPAVCWDQGDFRSHLIQEHEDGPPKFAVDLYLAGAAGFRVEEAWEAIETEMGTDARRILSSQPIADCTVEDLWSEALVKLMANDDQRALLPSGRSVAKIIRYRGRIRLLFYIVVIAKRHAINRNRVSRRQQSLTRMQDDNTVDMPVMSQEIPPGDLAASSEIAQGLRDKIRIAIESLTTEQRFLVAMVYRNGMKQKEAGAMLGFSEFKTSRHIKDAMERLRERLIAVYENQWTPSLEAAWVGCWAESWADVQVPSPGMSSDIEKKE is encoded by the coding sequence ATGACAACAGGCTTCGCTTTTGAACAGATCCTAAGAGAAGCCAGAGACCGCTGGCCGGCAGTCTGCTGGGATCAAGGCGATTTTCGATCGCATTTGATCCAAGAGCATGAAGATGGCCCACCAAAATTTGCAGTGGATCTTTATTTGGCGGGTGCTGCCGGTTTCCGTGTCGAAGAAGCTTGGGAAGCAATCGAAACTGAAATGGGTACTGATGCACGGCGCATTCTGTCAAGTCAACCAATAGCAGATTGCACAGTGGAAGATCTTTGGTCGGAAGCGCTGGTCAAACTTATGGCAAATGATGATCAGCGAGCACTCTTGCCGAGTGGTCGGTCGGTTGCAAAAATCATTCGCTACCGAGGCCGTATTCGTTTGCTGTTCTATATTGTTGTGATTGCAAAAAGGCATGCCATCAATCGAAATAGGGTGAGCCGTCGCCAGCAATCACTCACGCGCATGCAGGATGACAACACAGTGGATATGCCAGTTATGTCTCAAGAAATTCCACCAGGTGATCTTGCCGCGTCATCTGAAATTGCTCAAGGGTTACGAGATAAAATTAGAATTGCTATTGAATCGTTAACGACAGAGCAGCGATTCCTCGTCGCAATGGTCTATCGCAATGGTATGAAACAAAAAGAAGCTGGTGCGATGCTTGGTTTCTCTGAATTCAAAACATCAAGGCACATTAAAGATGCAATGGAGCGTTTGCGAGAACGCCTCATCGCCGTGTACGAGAATCAGTGGACACCAAGTCTTGAAGCAGCTTGGGTTGGTTGCTGGGCAGAATCTTGGGCTGACGTGCAAGTTCCTTCACCAGGTATGTCATCTGACATAGAGAAGAAGGAATAG